The genomic interval ATCTCAATATTAAGGGTTCCTTGGCTTCCTCATTAGACCAATAGTTTTGTCTCTTCAACTCATCCTGCTCTAGAAAACTAGTATGTTAGCAACCTTTTTAAAATGGACGACCGTGCTTGGGATGAGGAGATTATTAGAGATCTCTTTAATGTTTGAGATCAGGAGCTGATTCTATCTATTCAACTAAGTACAACTGCTACAAATGACTGTGGGAGTTGGAAATATGAAAGCCTCGGACAGTACTCGATCAAGAGTGCTTATAAATATTTGCAAGAAATGAAAGGGGCCTGGCCTAATATGATGGTGGTTCGGATTTTTGGAAGGAGCTGTGAAATCTGAAGGTTCCACCAAAAGTCAGTAATTTTCTATGGAGGGCAGCTTCGGGTTCGCTTCCTACTTGTTTTCAGTTGAAGAACAATCATTTTCCTATTAATTCTACATGTCCTTTGTGTAATGCTTTAGTTGAAACGATCTACCATGCTTTGGTGGGGTGTGATTTTGCTCGTGCGTGCTGGCATAAAACTATGGTAGACGTGGGCAGCCTTTTGAACGACACATTCTGCAATTGGTTGCTGGTTTTGTTCAGTCGTGGTAGGCAGGAAGAGACGGAGGAAGTCGCGGTTGTTAGCTAGTCAATTTGGCGTGCCCGTAACGACTTTGTTTGGCAACAAAGGAGCCGTACTGCTGCAAATGTGTTTGCTTCAGCAAGAACTCTGCTTGATCAATACAAATCCGCTCAAAAAAGAAAGGATCTTTCTCTGTCTCCGTTGATTGATGGGGACCGTGTGCTTGAGCGTTGGACTGCACCTGCTAATCAAAGTTAATATTGATGGTGCTTTTTTTGAGCGAGAAGGCCGGTTTGGTTTTGGTTGTGTGGCTCGAGATTCCAACGGTAATTTGGTAGAAGCTTACGCGATGGGAAAGATGGGGCGGCTGCAACGTGAAATAGCTGAAATTGTTGGCATCAAATAAGCTTTAAGCTAGATTGACCGTCATTTGTGGGGACAAGTGATTTTGGAAGCTGATAGCTTAGTTTGTGTTCAAGCCGTGCAAAGCCAAATTACTTTGTCAATCTCTTTTGGTCTTTTAGTTCATGATGTTCGTACTCTTCTCTTATCCTTAAATAATGTTGAGTTGTGTTTTGTCAAACGATCTGCAAACAAGCTGGCTCATGTTTTGGCCAGGGATTCTTGTTTCTCTACAAGTTGTGTGCTTCAGTTGGAGGATTGTTCCAACGAAGTGCGTTCTATTGTTATTAATGATTGCTAGTTAATAAAGTTGCTAagttttattcaaaaaatatatatatattaaataataatgtatgagatcataattatagtatttttaaagaGTGTTATACATTAGAATGTTTTTAGAAGTAAGAGTGCCAAAAACGATGTGGaagaaagataaaataaaataatatatttttagatTATGTGTAAATTTTTAGCATTCTTAAAAGATGCTACCATTAAGATGCTCTTACACTATTTGGACAAAGATTATTAGGGACGactttaatatttttagtaACTTTAAGAAATTTTAAGGCCGACCTTTGTTAGCCACCTaaactcttttcttcttgtggTGATTTATCTTATCTCCCTAGAATCGAATGTCCACATCTACATTACAATTGACCATTTTGTGAAGGCATAATTCTTGATTATAATCATTGCACATTATTTATAATCCTAGAACTGGAAATTCACTGCTGCGCATGGCATTGCAAAATACGCTAGCTTTATATGTAGTTGAAATTTACAGCCATTAGATTATATTTGATCTATTTCCCTAAGAGAAAAAGTATTCAATATCCgatctatatataaaaaacaagCATCTTTGTTCAATTGTGTAAGCTGAAGAATGTGaggtaatattatttttcatgataccgattctttttttccttctgccaatttaataaatgaatgaGGGACTAGTATTTAATGATataaaatcaacaataaaaaaaaatatatatcgatctatattaataatctAAACATATCTGTACTATACATGCATTAACTGAAGAAAGAATACtcattaataaatacattaaattataGGAGTTGTGATGAGGCAGCAAAAATCGACGTGGTCGGGCGATTCATTACTCTCTGTCTCTTTCTGTACTGTGTAGATTTAATTTGTGATCAGCTAGCGGAGCAGCGAATGAGAATGCCTTAGTAATTGGCTGATTAAAGGCTGATTTCCATTGCCCTTACATAGCACCAGATTTTTTACTCTCTCTGTCATctgtatatacatacatatatattatcaatttcagttcatatatatctatatatgcatGTTGATCTTATAAGAATTTATCGTGATAATATTGCAAACCTTTCCCAAACTTGCCCTTGTGTAAGGAACAGGTCGTTGATATCCAATATTACTATAAGAAGTTGGGGGAGATTTTCGACTTATTGGTTCTTCTCGTTCTCGTTCTTGGGACAAGAATTTTCCATGGCTTCTACTTCTTGTCATTATAGGACTACTACACTCCATACGCCAGCTTCCATTATTCAATACGCTTGGGAGGCTTGCctccttaattaattattaattattcaaCAACAAAACCCGCATTGTTTTCTATGTCAAATTCATTTATTTGAACAGCCAATAATTTGAcgagagaaaaaataaataattttttttttgaatgaagagaaaaaataaataattggtaTACAGATTTTggtatttatatatgttgtatgacgttttttatataataatatagctaTAATATGAATGTCAGGACTTTTGATTTTCATACCAGAAAAAGAACAGTTGCACAGTGCTTCAGAACTTCAAGATTCATCCGAACATCATCAAGGCTTctgttaattaattaagaaagtaGATTGTActtgttaaataaaattaattatcaatataatTAGTCAGTTTGATACTTCGAtttcatttataaattaaaacatGATCAATATAATTACTTAATAGTCTTATaattgtatatatgtatatacctgTGCTTTTGCTGCCCAAGCCCGAAATAATCAGCCAATGTTGCCATCTAAACATGATATATAATAAACAAAACTCAAATATTACATTATAATAAATAACCACTATATATCTAGGAAATAAAAGCTTGTAATaatatgaacaaatatatacaagggttttggttaattaattttgatttagaTATAAATACCTTCATATTACCGGCTCTTCTGCCAAACTTGTGAGTCAAAACTGGCAAAGAATCAATCATACCAACAGGTTTAGGAGAAGGCCTACCAATATCAGCAAAGGCCTCCTTAATCCTAACACAATCAAATCTTCGTATGTTATGCCCTGCCCATATTCTGCCATCCAAAACCTCAAATATCTTATCAGCAACTTCCTCAAACGACGGCGCTTTGGATACCTTCTCACGAGTAATCCCATCACACCGAGAAGACTTCAACGACACGACAGACAAATCTCCAGGCCTGATCACCGTACTGAAGCTCTCCAACTCCACTAGCTTTCGAGGGCAAACCACAATTGCCCCGAATTCTAGTACCCAGAACCGTTGACCGGCTCTTCTGGGTACTGTCGTTTCTAAGTCAAAGAACACAATATTCTCTGTCGTTTTACTATAAGAAGGAAGCTCCATTTTGTTAAGCACAAATTTATGTCGTTTTTTGGTATAAGAATTGATGGGTTTGTTTTGGTAATTTGATTGTTTGATGAGAATTGTTAACATTattttgattatatataatatgaatatgATAGAGGAAGACGAAAATGATGAGAAGATATTTCTTGTCGTTTGAGATTAATTAACTTGTAGTTCAAGTTAAAAGTTTGGACGTTGGTATGGATGAAGAGGTCCTTAGCTTCTTGAGGATGTCCTATACAAAATACGAATCAAGTTATTACACCATACAAAGAGGAGTATCACATAAAAATATGTAGTaattaagaattatatattgcTTTTTAGGAACAGAAAACTTTGATGAAGACGTGGAGAATCTTTTAATGAGAAAGGTAGATATAACAACTGTTTGTTTCTTAAACACAAGGAGAATGTGCTgaatattttgtttttcttttttgaacatTCGTACGTATAAAGCATAGTAGTGTTGTCATTGGTTGGTTTGATGAAGCTGTTAactaatttccttgtatttgagGACATTGCGATCGATATGAGAAACCAAACCCCTCTCCCTAGTATTAATTGATTCCTTTGCAATGCGTACAATTTTTTACTTTCCATCGAAATAACAAAAGACGGCCTACGTACAATAATAAGAGCacaaatattttattatcttttataCCAGATCGCTACATTAATTGgccaaaaaaataatacaacatttgtgtatatatatatactagtagaatactacgtgcaaggcacgtataTATACTAAGTTTTATGCTAGatgtgttttatttaaaaataatacaataaataattaaagaaaaaatattattaattattgtttgagattattaatatgtatattcaattaatgtaaataatattgttaataattaaaagtaaatactgAATACAATATATGAACGTTTAAGAAATCTTGATAATCTAACTGCAATTCGTTCTtaaattaatccaaaaatagactaaaaatcaatattcgaaaaataaagcatgcacaatttaaatttgagttaaataaaaaaaatattaaaatttaatctctaaattattgataggTAAAGATAACACATGTCTAAAAgttgtaaaaaaagaaaaataaggatATATACTCTTAATGGTtgagttttaattttcttttgcgAGACAACAGTGTAatatttgtattttgcacttttcattctatcTGGATCTGCATATAATtgaattattcattttttgtggATAATTTGTATATGATAGTGTcgacaaaattattatttttcatgtaagatGGTAAGATATagtgtaaataattaatttaataaataaaatctacttATGATAATCAAGTACATTTATTTAAGTTATTTAAAACTATAATTGTGCAGTAAAGTGTATTATTTGGGCAGCTGTACATGAGAgtattttttccataatatctgcaaactgttaaaaatatacaaaaaatattgtgtgcatttttgaaaaataaggaAAACAAAAACATTCTGTTAACCTCAGccaaaaaaaatgttattttaccTGATTGTTTAGAAAAATAGGGGTTTAGTTTAACTACTTGGccagtatttttatttatttattattttaaaatttttgaaagttattgtttaatgttaaatttaacagaaaaaaatataatctgttaaaccaaaaaatataattagataAACACTGTGCCCAATGTTGGGTCTGTAGCCGTTGTTTTCTTTCTAACTATTTTCCCATCTTTTAactgtcttcttcttcttgcttTTCAAAAAATCAAATCATAACTGTTCCCTCCAATCCTTCTTACCACCGGAATCATCTCACTCACCGTTCTCTGCCTGTCCGCCTGCCTCCATGGATTCACTATCCCATGATATCAATTCCACACTTTCCCTTACAGATGAGGAACGTTCAATTTTCTGTATACCTGATTACACTTCACCGAGTATTGAAACACACTAGCCCTCTTTGATTGCTAAGGTTCTCACACACCAGAATATTTACAAGCAGAATTTCATTGACCAAATGTCGGGCCATTGGCAAGGACGCTTCCGGGTTTTAATCACTGAATACAAGGGAGATGATGGGCTCTTCCACATTAAGTTCGGTTGCGAAGGGGATAGAAGACGAGTCCTTATTAAAGAGCCTTGGCACTTTCAGAATCATCTCATTGTTCTTCGCGCGCCAGATGCTCTGCAAAATGTCTCAAAAGAAGACTTGGTTTTCACTCCTTTTTGGGTACAAATTTATCGACTTCCTTTTCTTAGCAAAACAAAAGTGTTAGCCGAAGCACTTGGTAACATTATTGGAGAGTTTATTGAAGTCTTTGATGATTCAACCAATGAGGGTTGGGGCCCCTTTTTACGAGTTCGCGTCAAGCTTTGTACTACCAAACCACTCTTGCGAGGTCATATGATCCGGCTGCCCAAAATTAAAGATGAGTTTTGGGTGGACTTTCGCTATGAAAGGCTCCCGGAATTCTGTTTTGAGTGTGGTTGCCTTGGACACCCCTTTGAGCGTTGTATTGCCTTCATGGAGCGTATGGATAGCGGTAATGAGGATGACTTTGAATATGGGCCATGGATGAAGGGCGCAAAACTTCCAACACACAACTATGATCGGTACCGGACTGATTTTGCTAAGGGAAATGCTTGGCCACTCCTCACCCGTTTGGCTCGAACTACTCTCACATCTACCCTTCCGGCACTGCATACTAGACGCTCAGCCCCTCCCCCGGTTCTCATTGATGGAGAATCTTCTCAAAATCCACTCACTCTGCATCAACATCTTGCCAACCCGATTACCATTACATCTCCAATGTCTAGTCTCACAACTTCACACTCTGTTTTGACACCCACATCAGGTACTTCTACCGCTCCATTTCCCATTATCCATGCAAACTCCACTAATCCCAGTAACACTGCCTTCCCAAATAACCCTGCTAACACTTTGCCAAATACTCAATGTGCCACTTCCACAACTCCCCACTCTACCCGACTACCTTTCCCACCAGCATCATCACTCACAAACCAGCAATTGCATCCCTGTCAATCTACCAATACCACACATACTATCACTAGCCGAATGCCTCTTTCACCAGCATTCCCTTTGCCAAACCAGCACCCTGTTACATCCTCTTTTCCACCTGCTGTAAGTTCTTGCTTTCAAGCAAATTCCTCCACACTTCTGGCCAACTCTGGTGCCAATAAAGGCAAGCAAAAAATACACCATGATAGCAATATAAATCAGCAAATTCCCACTATCACTTCCTGCAATATAAACCAGCAACCATCTCATACTGTCACTCATCTTACACCCTCTTCACCCTCTCCTGTTGCAATAAATGTAACCCATAAAAACATTGTTGCTGACCTCTCCCATGTCTACATACCGGACCTTCACAATAATACCTTTGCCACCTATCCCCCACCACTTCACCCCTCACCTACAAACACTAGCCTTGCCTCTCCCATACTCACCATGCCCCAAGAGCACCTCCCTACCTATACACAGGCCACGGTTTCACTTGGAAAAGAGAATCAGCCCCCACCTACCACTTACAAACGACACAATGACTCCTTATCCATGAGGAAATTTTTGAAGAGATGTCGCAATGCACAAGAAATTTCATCCTCTATTTTGTCAAGAGACGATGATATTGAGACTTTAGTTTCCGATTTTGAGGATTCTATTTTCTCCCATGACTCAATTGCGAAGGTTGCAAGGCAACCCCGCAACTCGCCATGAAAATAATCAGCTGGAATGTACGGGGTTTGGGGAACCCGAGTGCATTCCGACACCTTCGATTGCTTGTCCAACAGCAATCGCCCCATATTTTGTTTCTTATGGAAACAAAACTGCCTGTTAACTCTATTAATCGTGTGCAACAATCTCTGTGTTTTCCAAATGGTCTCGAATCGCCTCGTATTGGTCTTCGTGGTGGGCTCTTACTTCTTTGGAAAGATGAGGTGAACATCTCTCTCCTTAATATGGGTCCTACTTATTTTGATTGCTACATGGCGATTCTCAATGGGCCAACTATACACCTTACTTGCTTCTACGGTGCACCCGAAGTTTCTAATAGACAAGCGTCATGGACTTTGTTGGAACGACTTGCGGATGTTGCTCCTCAACTCCCTTGGTTTGTTATTGGCGACTTCAATgaaattctttccaacaataaTAAATCCGGAGGGGCTCTCCGTAGTGAATCTCAAATGAATGCCTTTCGAAAAGCTCTTGACAAGGGCTGTCTTCGTGAAACATTGGTTGATGGCGATCCTTACACTTGGGCTAAAAACCGAACTGCTCCCAACACCTTAAAAGAATGTCTCGATTGGTGCTTCGTAAATAGCCACTGGGATTCCTTTTTTGATAGTCCTCATGTTTGTCatcttgattactttcaatCGGATCATCGCGCCATTAGTGCCTCCTTCCAACTACTTTCTTCTCAGCCCAGCAACAGTAAGCGTAAAAGTCGTTTCAGATTTGAAAAAATGTGGCTCTCCGACCCCGAAAGTAAAGATACCATTGCTGCAACTTGGTCTAATTTTGATTCCCATGACCCGATCTCTGCTATTATGTCTAATCTAAATCTTTGTGCTGAAAAGCTCCAACAATGGCACACTCATAAGTATGGGAAAATGAAGAGAAACATCAAGGCTTGTCAAACCAAAGTTGAGCAGCTCAATAACTCTTCCTCCCAAACCGGCACTCACTTTAATGATCTAAAGCATGCTGAATCTATTTTGGATGAGTTGTTAGAGCAAGAGGAAGTGTATTGGCAGCAGCGTTCTCGTGTCGATTGGCTTGCTTGTAGTGATAAAAATACTAAGTTTTTTCATGCAAAAGCAAATGCAAGGAAGACCAACAACCGCATTAAGTTTCTCTACAATGATATGGGCGGTAAGGCTACTTCTAATGCTGAGATTTCTTCCATTGTCCATAGCTATTATGCTGACATTTTCACTGCTGGTCCTATTGATGATAATGCTCTTGAGCACACTCTCGGTTGTATTCCCACCTTGGTAACTGCTACTCACAATGACTCCTTGCTTGCTCCATTCACTACGCTAGATGTTGAAAATGCTCTTAAAGATATGAGTGCGGACAAGAGCCCGGGAATTGAC from Cannabis sativa cultivar Pink pepper isolate KNU-18-1 chromosome 4, ASM2916894v1, whole genome shotgun sequence carries:
- the LOC115714575 gene encoding protein NEN4, with amino-acid sequence MLTILIKQSNYQNKPINSYTKKRHKFVLNKMELPSYSKTTENIVFFDLETTVPRRAGQRFWVLEFGAIVVCPRKLVELESFSTVIRPGDLSVVSLKSSRCDGITREKVSKAPSFEEVADKIFEVLDGRIWAGHNIRRFDCVRIKEAFADIGRPSPKPVGMIDSLPVLTHKFGRRAGNMKMATLADYFGLGQQKHRSLDDVRMNLEVLKHCATVLFLEASLPSVLNNGSWRMECSSPIMTRSRSHGKFLSQEREREEPISRKSPPTSYSNIGYQRPVPYTRASLGKMTERVKNLVLCKGNGNQPLISQLLRHSHSLLR